In Sebastes fasciatus isolate fSebFas1 chromosome 24, fSebFas1.pri, whole genome shotgun sequence, the following are encoded in one genomic region:
- the trak2 gene encoding trafficking kinesin-binding protein 2 isoform X5 — protein MPVLNIHNEEVYDNFAEEAYLALEPSSYSHPGSQSLSKVLSGDRVEQMTKTYNDIEVVSHLLAERDRDLELAARIGQSLLQRNHLLQERNEALEEQLAQALDQVHQVEHDLSKKDELLRMVASASEESETDSSVSTPLRQTRPPGGTTAAAALSQLESLQGKLQDLEEENLSLRSEACQLKTDTITYEEKEQQLVIDCVKELRESNSQMVSLTDELSQKNEELLRHQEEIAQLLSQIVELQHRIKELALEKEELRIHLQASKDAQKQLTAELDDMADRNAECVEMLHESQEEMRDLRNKNTPSAGMRRQFSYGLYPMDSLAAEIEGTMRRELSVEEETASVDQRASQKRVFQTVRSINASASRPTSATPPIPGSGQSSLVMTSQPFQSNQGDEVRIGQPGCPGGNDLTRALHRLSLRRQNFLCERQFFKAEREKKLQAMAGAEGDGDGESSGCGSPMGSVMSSFSNLSELSFGSSVFRTFLPEKLQIVKPMEGSLTLHHWQQLAQPHLATILDPHPGVVTKGFCPLVQDAVYRMSDMEEDEEEEHRGVLEKGAAERGKEEDDEEEEEGGITFKVRFSSTPEERKDRKHLLSPLPGTPLSPALPASPGTPATSSSVRADLCLTPAAPRHVTDKSNLSSQPIPGACTTVVQSQSQYCISTTTTTTTTTTSSSVQNPGKCQSSTFSTYTFTTCSILHPSDITQVTSSCQSSLMANTPSSMRTGPSTPLTPCRLSLGDSFPPRRPPVPTRGLAKLVLERGISAQVSTDTPPPSPKPAPRQPLFCLLPSTPPNSPSHSPAPSPVPPESRHYPADNFLASRPAELFLQDVYGLNLGRAPHPDLPSPSQGHPTLVLSPKSGRARPDLGLVERLRRLGFTKVLQGAASEPHQDSATFVSASGGSLLDGLRRNQSLPAMIGARAGKSAGNPTPRPHPTSLALPPTPWGNPKERRRHLASVSHVPSTSTKR, from the exons TCTTGCTTTGGAGCCCTCTTCTTATTCCCACCCCGGCTCTCAGAGCCTCTCCAAAg TCCTCAGTGGCGACCGCGTGGAGCAGATGACCAAGACTTACAATGACATCGAAGTGGTGTCACACCTTTTGGCGGAG CGGGACAGGGACTTGGAGCTGGCGGCTCGGATCGGACAGTCACTCCTACAGAGGAACCACCTGCTGCAGGAACGCAACGAGGCCTTGGAGGAGCAGCTGGCGCAGGCCCTGGACCAG GTTCACCAGGTGGAGCACGATCTCAGCAAGAAGGACGAGCTGCTGCGGATGGTGGCCAGCGCCTCGGAGGAGAGCGAGACCGACTCCAGCGTGTCCACGCCGCTGCGGCAGACTCGGCCGCCGGGGGGAACCACCGCCGCCGCAGCGCTCAGCCAGCTGGAGTCTCTGCAGGGCAAGCTGCAggacctggaggaggagaaccTGTCGCTGAGGTCTGAG GCGTGTCAACTGAAGACCGACACCATCACCTACGAGGAGAAGGAGCAGCAACTAGTGATCGACTGTGTCAAGGAGCTCC GTGAGTCCAACAGCCAGATGGTGTCTCTGACGGACGAACTGTCCCAGAAGAACGAGGAGCTGCTCCGACACCAGGAGGAGATCGCTCAGCTGCTCTCCCAGATAGTAGAGCTGCAGCACCGCATCAAGGAG CTGGCTCTGGAGAAAGAGGAGCTGAGGATCCACCTGCAGGCCTCTAAAGACGCTCAGAAACAGCTCACAGCTGAG ctgGACGATATGGCGGACAGGAATGCGGAGTGTGTAGAGATGCTCCATGAATCCCAGGAGGAGATGAGGGACCTTCGTAATAAAAACACTCCCTCTGCTGGGATGAGACGGCAATTTTCCTACGGCCTCTACCCCATG GACTCCCTGGCAGCGGAGATCGAGGGCACCATGAGGAGAGAGCTGAGTGTAGAGGAGGAGACCGCCTCCGTGGACCAAAG AGCATCCCAGAAGCGAGTCTTCCAAACCGTCCGCTCCATCAACGCCTCGGCGTCGCGGCCCACATCGGCGACCCCTCCCATCCCCGGCTCAGGACAGAGCTCTCTGGTGATGACCTCGCAGCCCTTCCAGTCCAATCAGGG GGACGAGGTGCGAATAGGCCAGCCCGGCTGTCCGGGAGGAAACGACCTCACCAGGGCCCTCCACCGGCTGTCGCTGCGACGACAGAACTTTCTGTGCGAGCGTCAGTTCTTCAAGGCGGAGCGCGAGAAGAAGCTGCAGGCCATGGCGGGGGCGGAgggggacggggacggggagAGCAGCGGCTGCGGCTCGCCGATGGGCAGCGTGATGTCGTCGTTCTCCAACCTGTCGGAGCTCTCCTTCGGCTCCAGCGTCTTCAGGACCTTCCTGCCTGAGAAGCTTCAGATCGTCAAGCCCATGGAAG GCTCGCTGACGCTCCACCACTGGCAGCAGCTGGCCCAACCACACCTGGCCACCATCCTGGACCCCCACCCCGGGGTGGTGACCAAAGGGTTCTGCCCACTGGTTCAGGACGCCGTCTACCGCATGtccgacatggaggaggacgaggaggaagagcacAGAGGCGTCCTGGAGAAGGGGGCGGCGGAGCGCGGTAAGGAAGAGGacgacgaggaggaagaggaaggcggGATCACCTTCAAGGTGCGCTTTTCGTCTACGccggaggagaggaaagacagGAAGCATTTGTTATCACCTCTCCCTGGCACGCCTCTCTCTCCCGCCCTGCCAGCATCACCCGGGACACCCGCCACTTCCTCCTCAGTCAGAGCAGACCTCTGTCTGACCCCCGCAGCACCCCGACATGTCACTGACAAATCCAACCTATCATCTCAGCCCATTCCAGGAGCCTGTACGACAGTGGTCCAATCACAAAGTCAATATTGCAtctccacaacaacaacaacaacaacaacaacaacatcttcttctG TCCAAAATCCAGGGAAGTGTCAGAGCTCCACCTTCTCCACCTACACCTTCACGACCTGCAGCATCCTGCACCCCAGCGACATCACACAGGTCACCTCAAG TTGTCAGTCGTCCCTCATGGCCAACACACCCAGCTCCATGAGGACAGGTCCTAGCACCCCTTTGACTCCTTGCAGACTGAGTCTGGGTGACTCCTTCCCCCCTCGACGCCCCCCTGTGCCCACCAGAGGGCTGGCCAAGCTGGTTCTTGAGAGGGGCATTTCCGCACAAGTCTCAACTGACACCCCACCTCCGTCCCCGAAACCCGCACCCCGGCAGCCCCTCTTCTGCCTCCTCCCGAGCACACCCCCTAACTCCCCCTCCCACTCACCCGCTCCCTCCCCGGTGCCCCCGGAGTCCCGCCACTACCCCGCTGACAATTTCCTCGCCTCACGGCCGGCGGAGCTCTTTCTCCAGGACGTTTACGGGTTAAATCTGGGCCGCGCCCCACATCCTGACCTACCGAGCCCTTCCCAGGGACATCCAACCCTTGTCCTGTCCCCTAAATCAGGCCGAGCCAGGCCCGACCTCGGCCTGGTGGAGAGGCTACGGCGGTTGGGATTCACCAAGGTGCTCCAGGGTGCGGCGTCAGAACCACACCAGGATTCTGCTACTTTTGTGTCAGCAAGTGGAGGAAGCCTTTTGGACGGCCTTAGGCGCAACCAGAGCCTCCCGGCCATGATCGGTGCCCGAGCGGGAAAGTCAGCCGGTAACCCGACACCTCGTCCTCACCCCACCTCACTTGCCCTCCCCCCAACACCCTGGGGAAACCCCAAAGAACGACGCCGGCATCTTGCCTCTGTCTCCCATGTCCCGTCAACATCAACCAAACGCTGA
- the trak2 gene encoding trafficking kinesin-binding protein 2 isoform X4, which yields MSPQPAQRHLPHAGRGDLPLHEWKGERCGAGETHSAYLALEPSSYSHPGSQSLSKVLSGDRVEQMTKTYNDIEVVSHLLAERDRDLELAARIGQSLLQRNHLLQERNEALEEQLAQALDQVHQVEHDLSKKDELLRMVASASEESETDSSVSTPLRQTRPPGGTTAAAALSQLESLQGKLQDLEEENLSLRSEACQLKTDTITYEEKEQQLVIDCVKELRESNSQMVSLTDELSQKNEELLRHQEEIAQLLSQIVELQHRIKELALEKEELRIHLQASKDAQKQLTAELDDMADRNAECVEMLHESQEEMRDLRNKNTPSAGMRRQFSYGLYPMDSLAAEIEGTMRRELSVEEETASVDQRASQKRVFQTVRSINASASRPTSATPPIPGSGQSSLVMTSQPFQSNQGDEVRIGQPGCPGGNDLTRALHRLSLRRQNFLCERQFFKAEREKKLQAMAGAEGDGDGESSGCGSPMGSVMSSFSNLSELSFGSSVFRTFLPEKLQIVKPMEGSLTLHHWQQLAQPHLATILDPHPGVVTKGFCPLVQDAVYRMSDMEEDEEEEHRGVLEKGAAERGKEEDDEEEEEGGITFKVRFSSTPEERKDRKHLLSPLPGTPLSPALPASPGTPATSSSVRADLCLTPAAPRHVTDKSNLSSQPIPGACTTVVQSQSQYCISTTTTTTTTTTSSSVQNPGKCQSSTFSTYTFTTCSILHPSDITQVTSSCQSSLMANTPSSMRTGPSTPLTPCRLSLGDSFPPRRPPVPTRGLAKLVLERGISAQVSTDTPPPSPKPAPRQPLFCLLPSTPPNSPSHSPAPSPVPPESRHYPADNFLASRPAELFLQDVYGLNLGRAPHPDLPSPSQGHPTLVLSPKSGRARPDLGLVERLRRLGFTKVLQGAASEPHQDSATFVSASGGSLLDGLRRNQSLPAMIGARAGKSAGNPTPRPHPTSLALPPTPWGNPKERRRHLASVSHVPSTSTKR from the exons TCTTGCTTTGGAGCCCTCTTCTTATTCCCACCCCGGCTCTCAGAGCCTCTCCAAAg TCCTCAGTGGCGACCGCGTGGAGCAGATGACCAAGACTTACAATGACATCGAAGTGGTGTCACACCTTTTGGCGGAG CGGGACAGGGACTTGGAGCTGGCGGCTCGGATCGGACAGTCACTCCTACAGAGGAACCACCTGCTGCAGGAACGCAACGAGGCCTTGGAGGAGCAGCTGGCGCAGGCCCTGGACCAG GTTCACCAGGTGGAGCACGATCTCAGCAAGAAGGACGAGCTGCTGCGGATGGTGGCCAGCGCCTCGGAGGAGAGCGAGACCGACTCCAGCGTGTCCACGCCGCTGCGGCAGACTCGGCCGCCGGGGGGAACCACCGCCGCCGCAGCGCTCAGCCAGCTGGAGTCTCTGCAGGGCAAGCTGCAggacctggaggaggagaaccTGTCGCTGAGGTCTGAG GCGTGTCAACTGAAGACCGACACCATCACCTACGAGGAGAAGGAGCAGCAACTAGTGATCGACTGTGTCAAGGAGCTCC GTGAGTCCAACAGCCAGATGGTGTCTCTGACGGACGAACTGTCCCAGAAGAACGAGGAGCTGCTCCGACACCAGGAGGAGATCGCTCAGCTGCTCTCCCAGATAGTAGAGCTGCAGCACCGCATCAAGGAG CTGGCTCTGGAGAAAGAGGAGCTGAGGATCCACCTGCAGGCCTCTAAAGACGCTCAGAAACAGCTCACAGCTGAG ctgGACGATATGGCGGACAGGAATGCGGAGTGTGTAGAGATGCTCCATGAATCCCAGGAGGAGATGAGGGACCTTCGTAATAAAAACACTCCCTCTGCTGGGATGAGACGGCAATTTTCCTACGGCCTCTACCCCATG GACTCCCTGGCAGCGGAGATCGAGGGCACCATGAGGAGAGAGCTGAGTGTAGAGGAGGAGACCGCCTCCGTGGACCAAAG AGCATCCCAGAAGCGAGTCTTCCAAACCGTCCGCTCCATCAACGCCTCGGCGTCGCGGCCCACATCGGCGACCCCTCCCATCCCCGGCTCAGGACAGAGCTCTCTGGTGATGACCTCGCAGCCCTTCCAGTCCAATCAGGG GGACGAGGTGCGAATAGGCCAGCCCGGCTGTCCGGGAGGAAACGACCTCACCAGGGCCCTCCACCGGCTGTCGCTGCGACGACAGAACTTTCTGTGCGAGCGTCAGTTCTTCAAGGCGGAGCGCGAGAAGAAGCTGCAGGCCATGGCGGGGGCGGAgggggacggggacggggagAGCAGCGGCTGCGGCTCGCCGATGGGCAGCGTGATGTCGTCGTTCTCCAACCTGTCGGAGCTCTCCTTCGGCTCCAGCGTCTTCAGGACCTTCCTGCCTGAGAAGCTTCAGATCGTCAAGCCCATGGAAG GCTCGCTGACGCTCCACCACTGGCAGCAGCTGGCCCAACCACACCTGGCCACCATCCTGGACCCCCACCCCGGGGTGGTGACCAAAGGGTTCTGCCCACTGGTTCAGGACGCCGTCTACCGCATGtccgacatggaggaggacgaggaggaagagcacAGAGGCGTCCTGGAGAAGGGGGCGGCGGAGCGCGGTAAGGAAGAGGacgacgaggaggaagaggaaggcggGATCACCTTCAAGGTGCGCTTTTCGTCTACGccggaggagaggaaagacagGAAGCATTTGTTATCACCTCTCCCTGGCACGCCTCTCTCTCCCGCCCTGCCAGCATCACCCGGGACACCCGCCACTTCCTCCTCAGTCAGAGCAGACCTCTGTCTGACCCCCGCAGCACCCCGACATGTCACTGACAAATCCAACCTATCATCTCAGCCCATTCCAGGAGCCTGTACGACAGTGGTCCAATCACAAAGTCAATATTGCAtctccacaacaacaacaacaacaacaacaacaacatcttcttctG TCCAAAATCCAGGGAAGTGTCAGAGCTCCACCTTCTCCACCTACACCTTCACGACCTGCAGCATCCTGCACCCCAGCGACATCACACAGGTCACCTCAAG TTGTCAGTCGTCCCTCATGGCCAACACACCCAGCTCCATGAGGACAGGTCCTAGCACCCCTTTGACTCCTTGCAGACTGAGTCTGGGTGACTCCTTCCCCCCTCGACGCCCCCCTGTGCCCACCAGAGGGCTGGCCAAGCTGGTTCTTGAGAGGGGCATTTCCGCACAAGTCTCAACTGACACCCCACCTCCGTCCCCGAAACCCGCACCCCGGCAGCCCCTCTTCTGCCTCCTCCCGAGCACACCCCCTAACTCCCCCTCCCACTCACCCGCTCCCTCCCCGGTGCCCCCGGAGTCCCGCCACTACCCCGCTGACAATTTCCTCGCCTCACGGCCGGCGGAGCTCTTTCTCCAGGACGTTTACGGGTTAAATCTGGGCCGCGCCCCACATCCTGACCTACCGAGCCCTTCCCAGGGACATCCAACCCTTGTCCTGTCCCCTAAATCAGGCCGAGCCAGGCCCGACCTCGGCCTGGTGGAGAGGCTACGGCGGTTGGGATTCACCAAGGTGCTCCAGGGTGCGGCGTCAGAACCACACCAGGATTCTGCTACTTTTGTGTCAGCAAGTGGAGGAAGCCTTTTGGACGGCCTTAGGCGCAACCAGAGCCTCCCGGCCATGATCGGTGCCCGAGCGGGAAAGTCAGCCGGTAACCCGACACCTCGTCCTCACCCCACCTCACTTGCCCTCCCCCCAACACCCTGGGGAAACCCCAAAGAACGACGCCGGCATCTTGCCTCTGTCTCCCATGTCCCGTCAACATCAACCAAACGCTGA